From uncultured Desulfobacter sp.:
GCAGTGATATCCTGCTACTGGACGAACCCTTTGCCGGGGTGGATGCAGCAACAGAAAGGGCTATCCTGGAAGTTCTGGAAAGGGCCAAAAAGTCGGGAAAAACCCTGGTGGTGGTTCACCATGATCTATCCACAGCGGCAGAATATTTTGACAAACTGCTACTCATCAAGCAGCGTCTCTACGCATATGGAGAACCCGATATGGTACTTCAGGAGGACTTGCTCAGTCAGGTCTACGAAGGTAAGCTTAAAATTTTCAAAAATGTGGTGAAAAAGGAGAAAAATTGATGCTGGACCTTTTTTATGCCCCCCTGACGGAAACTTACTTTCAAAAGGCGCTGATCGGCGGTTCCATTGTTGCCATGGTGGCAGGGGTTGTGGGATGTCTTGTAGTGCTTCGGCGAATGGCTTTTTTAGGCGATGCCCTCTCCCATGCCATGATCGCAGGCGTAGCCGGCGGGTATCTGGTCATGAAGCTTGCCTTTGACCTGGAAGCCCACGCTCCGGGCATGCTTTTGGGTTCGCTCATTGCGGCTGTGACCACAGTGGCCCTGATTTCCTTTGTTTCCAGAATTTCAAGGGTAAAGGAGGATACAGCCATCGGGATCATGTACACGGGAATTTTTGCTTTGGGCGTAGTGGCGGTCTCTATCTTCAGACATTATATCCACATTGATCTGATGCATTTCATCATGGGGGACATCCTGGGGGTGGCTGACATTGATCTTTGGGTATCCGCCTTTGTTGGCGCAGGCGTACTTACCGTTCTCATCCTTTTTTTCAGGCATTTCCAATTGGCCACCTTTGATCCGGTCATGGCCGCGTCAATAGGGTTGCCTGTGGTGCTTTTGGATTATCTGCTCACCACCTGTGTTTCCCTAGTGGTGGTCTCGGCCGTGAGCATGGTCGGAGTGATCCTGGTGGTAGGGCTTTTAATCACACCGGCGGCGACCGCATACCTGCTTTGTGATCGCCTGGACAAAATGATGGCGCTTTCCGCCCTGTTCGGGGTGACATCCGTGGTTGGCGGGCTTTACCTTTGCGTCTGGCTGGACTCTGCCGGAGGGGGCGCAATTATGCTTTTTTGCACCCTCCAGTTTTTGGTAGTACTGTTTCTTGCACCTAAATACGGCCTGTTGTTCCGGTGGATGCGGCTGCGCAATCTTGTTCCCCAGCAGGAGGTAGAGGATGTCTTGACCACGGTGCTGCGCAACAAAAAGCCTGCGTCCGTCGATATCATTCGAAAATATACAGGTCAGGGTAAAAATTTGGTCAAGGTTTTAAAACGAATGATCCAGGATGGGCTGATCACCCAGCAGAATCAGGCATATGCCCTGACAGACAAGGGGAACAAGGAGGCTCATACCGTCCTGCGGGCGCACCGGTTGTGGGAGTCCTACCTTGAGAGCATCGGCACCCCGGAAAAAGAGGTTCATTCTATCGCCCACAGGCTTGAACATCTGGACCAGGCCCAGACTTCGGCCTACCTGGATAAAAAGCTGGGCAGCCCCAAAACTGATCCCCATGGAAAAGAGATTCCAGCAAAAATACCCAAGGCATTGTGAGAAAATGAATAGAAAGCCTTTATTTTTCCACTTAATTCACTACGAATTCCCACATAATTGAATGATAGATAATAATAAATATGAAATCGTTATTGGAAATTAAGGCACTTTCCTACAGCCATAGAACCGCTGCATAACGATTCATTTTTTCTCTCTATGCCGGGTTATCCTTTATGGATAGCCCGGTTTTTACATGGCAATAAAGATGTAAAATTGCATCATCAACCATACAAATTCATGGGGTTGCGTATCAGGCAAAACTCCTCGGGTTAAAGTGGAGAATTCTTCTAATAGCTCTCTGAAAGCTGACATAATCCGTGACCCCAGCCGCCATGCCAGGTGTTTTCTGGGTCCATCTTTGTTCAAAAAGATTATACGTCTCATTGATTTATTCTCTTAGACTCAGAGGGTGACTTAGCTGATTTTCGATTTGATTACAAATTCGAGGTAGAGTAGAGTGAGAGATGGGGATCTTGAGACTCATTTTTTTTAATTAAGCTTGTCATCATCAACGAAATAGATTGGCAATTTCTGTTCAGACGCCAGTTTAAAAGATAGGAGTAGATTATATGTCAAATAAAGAAGGAAACCTAGTACAGAAAGTATTGGAGGAGCAACAATCCCGCCAGACCGGCTACCGAGAGCGTGCTCTTAAGATGTTCCCCTGGATCTGTGCCCATTGTGGCCGTGAGTTTGAAGGCAAACGAGTCAAGGAACTCACTGTTCACCATAAAGACCATAACCACGACAATAACCCGCCTGATGGGAGCAACTGGGAATTACTTTGTATCTATTGCCACGACAACGAACATTCCCGGGACCAAGTCGCCGATGCCTATTCCGATGAAATAGCCGGAAGCACCGCAGACTCCGGGGGCACCACGAATCCTTTTGCCGGGCTTGGGGATATGCTGAAAGGGAAATTGTAAAATTGGGAGTAAATTCGAAAGGCTGTTGCAAAATGTTATAGTTCCGGTCATATGACTTGACACCGATACACAACATTCACTCATTATAAATATTTGATAAAAACCTCAAAATGAGCATCAGGTCATGTGACCGGAACTATAATTTTCCCAATTTCTTCGTTGGAAAAATAAATTTGATTCTCAGAAGACTTTATTGTTCCCCCGAATCCACGTAGCATTGATCAGCGTCAATAATCACTACTATTATCGGTAAAATCGACGCCCAATATTGTTTCCCGGTCTATGACGTTGTTTAACTGGTCATCCCCTATGTAAGAGGGAGACTCCGAAAATTGGACGGGCATTGCCCCCCTATCGCCCTTCAAATGCTTTTTTCCATGAATTATTTCCCGCATCAGGGCAACCAGGGCACTGACAACCATGAAAACCAGAAAGACAACAAAACCGAGTAGGGAGTCAGAAACCCCCATTTTAGAAATCCTCCCATTTGCCGGTTTTCTCGTTCCAAATCTTAAGCTCTCCAGAATCACCGACCACAGCATCGCCCCTTGTTCGCCACTTTTTGACTTTTTTAGCCCCGGCCTTAGCTGTTTTGCCGGCAGCATCGCCGGTTTCTTTAGCACCCGGGGCAGGCAGGACCTTCCCAACAAATTTTCCAATGCCCCGGCTGAGTTTGTCCAGAATACCTGCGGCTTGTTCGCCTTCTTTTAAACTCGGCGCCACCTTGTCCAAGCCTTCCTGTTTCTTTTTATCTTTCATTGCGGATTTGGCCTGAGAGATGGATTTATTTTTTTGATCAGCAGCGGCCAAGGTTGCTGTGCATATAAATACCGCGCACAGAACGATAAAGAATATACACTTGAATCTGTTGTTCATAAAATTTTCCTGACACCTATTGTCTGCTTCGATTAAATTGTTGAAAGTCCTTTTCAAGGCGTCCCTGGTTCGGTATGACAAGCCCCGGTTCTATTTGGTTTGATCCTTCGGGCTTGACAAGGGCGTGGACCATAACCCAACCGGTATTATCCCAAAGATGAGCCCTCATGCCAAACGGCCCCTTGTACTGAAGGGTGCCGATTGCGGTCTCAAGCGCCTCCCCATTTTTTCCATTCACTTGTTTGCCGTTTTTCAACAAGATGCCGTGACTCCCCTGGGATCGACTTCCCTTCTGGGTGATATAAACATTAAGGCGCCACGCATCTTTTCTATAAACAATGTCCGCCTTGCTGGTAAAAGCCCCATCCTGTTGTTTGCCCACTCTGTAATCCTGAATCCGGCCTTCTTTTGACAGAGGCACTCCACCGGCAAACGAGGCTGAAACCATCACAGTGCAAAGTAAAATTATTCCAATATTCACACACCCTCCGAAATTTGACCACTTCATGTCCGTATCCTTTCATATACAACATTGACTTGTATCAACATTTCTTATACGCCCCTCAATTTAAATCAAAAACATAACTTTAATTACCTAAAAAATCAAGTTTTGATCCTGACCTCTGGATATTTGCTATAAGGAACGCTCAAATAAGGGAATCCGGACGGCCACCTACTGTCCCTCACTCGTGATCGGTGAAAAATCAGTGGCCACAAGTGAGAAGTAGGTGGCCATTCAAGGCGCAATACCGGAACCATAAGTCTAACACGGGCAAACCACAACTCATGTGTTCGACATCATTTTTTTGTGACAGAAACTGAGAAGTGAGCACCTAAGGGGAATAAGATCTGAGATTTAGCGAACATAAGATGACAGCTCAGTAGTGCCGTCTTTATTGCGGTCATGATTTGTTGATATACGGGGAATGGAGTTTGGCGGACAGTAAATTTTGATAGAAGAAGAGGGAGTCTTTCAAGTTTATTCCAGTTGTACACCATATTTTGTTAATATGTCTTGAGGGGTGATCGTTTCTGGTGTGCCGGTTGGCCGGAGTACATTCCTGCCACATAGAATGAAAACTTCATACGCATCAAATATTGCATACCGATCCTTATCAAATATAATCAGCTTGTTTCCATTTTCTTCTTTAACTTTTTGTCTGAACTTCCTGATTCCGGTGTCTTGACCTTTTTTCTCCAATTTATCCTGTTGGTCTATCCAATCCCTGAAAGCCGTTGTCAGTGCCATGACAAAAATGGTGAGATACACATGAACGATAAAACCGGATTTCGTATTTATAGGTGGCCTTTCTATGAACCAGGCCTGCTTGGCCTCTCTAAATAAGGCGTTTTCAATTTCACTGCGGGCGTCGTATGCGTCATAAACCACCAAGGGCTTGTCAACAGGTCCATTTGTAAGAATAATCAGGGTTTTGGAACCGGGATTATTAGCCTTAAAAGGATCATCCTTAACCACAACAGCATTGATGGGATTGGCGACAAAGCCTTTGGAGTTTTGATGGCTGCCGCTGCCCTGTGGTCCGTAGAATTCTGCTGACGTTAACCCTTCCAGACCTTCAACATCCCAATGATCTGTAACCGTTGTCTTGTTTTTACCGGCACCCACAGTGCGTATTTCGTCTTTAATTTCCGAATGGCCTGTACCAATTAAAGACAGGGCATCGTCATAAACATTCAAACTGGATTTAGCAGGAATAAAAAAGGTGATGGTTTTACTGCTGAAGTTTCCTAAAAATTAAAACCGACCTTAGGGCAACTTAAAATGCAATTGGCATAGAAATTGAATTTCATTTTCCATGCCAAACCTAAGCTATTTTTTAGGATAACATGCTGTTTTTATTTAAAATAAAGACCAAATAGCCCTTGAAAAAGTAGGCGCTCCTGTAGTATGTTTCAATTGCCTAAATACTTGAAACTATACAAAAAAGGAGCGACCTACCATGTTTATATTACGTGATTTAATAGTACCTTTACAAGCTGAATTTTCTAATACTGCTCAGGGACAGAAAAGAAAAGTCTGGTTTGCATACACGTTGCTCGCTGTAGTGGTACCATTTACATCATCAATCACCTCCAACCTGTTACGTGCCCTACAAACTTTGTTTGGTCTAAAACTGCATAGCCAGAGGTTTTATGCATTTATGGCGAGTCCAACACTGCCGTGGAAAGGACTATGGCGAGCCATGTGGGGAATGATTTCGTCACCAGATACAGACGGACGAATAATGGTAGGACTGGATGATTCCATAAATCCAAAAAGTGGAAGGAAAATCTTTGGTTGCGCACATTTTCACGATCATGCAGCAAAGTCAAACCAGTGTTTATATCCATGGTCACAGTGTATCCTGGCAGTAGGATTATTGAAAAAAATAAAATCTCGATGGGCCTGCCTGCCCCTTGATTTTCGCTTTTATATGATGAAAAAGGATATTGAGGCAAAATCTGCAACTGTCAAACGAAAAGGGAAAGTTCTTTCTTTTGAGAGCAAGATGACACAGGCTGCCACGATGATAAAGGATATTCGAAATTATTTTCAGCAACCAGTGTTGGTTATTACAGATAGTTGGTTTGGCAATGATGGCCTCTGGTCCAGGTTGGATCGTGGTGGAGACGGCTTTTTCCATATGCTCACTCGTATGCGAACAAATATTACGCTGTATAACGTTGCTCCTGTTTCTACAGGGAAACGCAAGGCTGGTCGCCCACGAAAATATGGCAGCCGTCTGGGTTCTGTGGCTGATTGTGCTGCATGCTGGAAGAAAAAGTGCCGGGCTTATATGGTTTTCTTGTACGGCAAAACAAGGGAAGTACAGGCGTATTCACAAATCTTTATGTTGAAAACGATGAAATGTCCGGTACGAGTTGTTTTTGTCTATCGGAAAACACGATACGTTGCCCTCATGACCACAGATTTAACGCTTTCTGTTGAACAAATTATAGAATATTATGGCGCACGCTGGAAAATAGAATCCGGATTCAAGGAGATCAAGCAGGAAATTGGTAGTTCAAAATCACAAGTTCGGAATGCGGAATCCGTGATGAATCACCTTAACTTCTGCATGATGGCCACAACGCTGACATGGATCTATGCCGACAGGTTGGAAAATGCGCCAGACAGAAGACATAAAATTCGGGGACGAGCCGGATTTGCATTTTCTGATGTGCGTAAGACTATAGCGGAGGCAGCATTGAGTTCTGATTTTTATAGGGTTTGCCCTATGCCGGGCCAAACCCCACAAAAATCTTTCGTTAAAACCTTGCTACGCATGGTTGCATAGCAAGATGATCAATTAATTTACAGGAAACTTTAGTTTTACTGTTGAGCCACCATAAAAAAATGCCGTCCGTGAACCCACGGTCAATGGCAAGGGAAGTGATTTTGGCATGTTCCCCCAGATTGTCAATTGCCTGCTGAACCACTTCCTGAGCAAAAGTTATGTCATGAACCTCAATTGTAGCAAAACGTATGGCTAAAGGAAGGCGGCTGTTTGGATCCCAAACCACCCATATTTTAAATCCAAAAACAGTTTCCAAAACTTTTCGAATGCGCTTTTTACGAAGTTTGAGTTCGGGCGGTTTTTCTTTGGTTACTTTGCCACAGCCGTTACATTTTTCTGTTGATTCAATCTCGGAAGCATCAAGCAGAGCATGAATTTTTTTTGGAAAAAACTTATGTGCCGCTAAAATCGATATTCCCCTGTTAAACATTTTTTCCAGGGTTGGTGCAACAATTGATGCCATTGTATTTTTTATGAAATCACAAGATACCGGTCCTCGGATTGGAATGGGCGCTTTTTCATCGCAAGAGGATTTTTTCTTACCCCTATTGCAAGTCCCTTCTTTTATCTCCCTGCCGTTAAAGCCGACAAGACGCATTAAGGCCTGACTTCGAAGAATAACAGAGTCTGTGTGCCAAAAAAAATGAAGGCCAGCCACAATACGCATCATATAAATAAAAATGATACGCATGAATGGGACCGGACTGTTTCTTTGTTTTGATTTTGGTTCAAGTTCCATGAGCAGGTTGGTAAATTCGAAATGATCAAGAAAGTAAAAAAACTCATCGAATAATCCAGCTTCCCCAAGGCCATATACTTCAGGGATATCTTTACCTTCGGCAAGATCTTTGGCGATGCCTGTTTGGTCCCTGTTTGCTGTATGCCAGGTCAAGCGGTCTACTATATTTTTTGATGCATTTTGGGCTAAACTCATAGGGTTATGGGTTAGCAGAAAAACACAGGGAAGGCAAATACGATAAGATTATAAATATTTGAAATAACAATAAATACTTGTCTCTACATCGTGATTTTGGTCCATTTTTAACATTGGGCGTGAGAGGGGGTATACACCACCTTTTGAATGTCGTTTAAATGGCCAGTGAAGGCTTCTTGCAGGGGATTTTGAAGGGTTCTCAAAAAAGCGGTCGGCCCCGCCAATTTTTTGTTTCCTTGAAAAAAATCACTTTTTTTAAAAAAAAATAAAGCAACCGCTAGCGTGATCAGCTATCGTTTCATTAATCGAAGGAATGAGTCCGAAATAAACCTATGAGCGCGGGCATCTCGCCCGCATCTTTACAATACTTGCAGACCTGCGGGCGGGACGCCCGCGCGATAGGATATAGCAAAGTGGGCAAGCTATTTAAGACCCGTTTCTAAAATGCGTGGATTATGGATAGATCAGACCGATTGGTAATGGCAACTCCGGCCTTGATTTTGAGAAAAACTGTCTTCCTTATAGCAAATATCCAGCCTGACCTGAAAAATTGGAAGAATAGCAAAAAACAGGAAAAAGTGACCTGCACCCTTGTGACAACGGTAAAAAATATAAAAATGTTGCTTGAATAAAGTATAGCTGTAAATTTGGTTAAAGTAGAACACAGA
This genomic window contains:
- a CDS encoding iron chelate uptake ABC transporter family permease subunit: MLDLFYAPLTETYFQKALIGGSIVAMVAGVVGCLVVLRRMAFLGDALSHAMIAGVAGGYLVMKLAFDLEAHAPGMLLGSLIAAVTTVALISFVSRISRVKEDTAIGIMYTGIFALGVVAVSIFRHYIHIDLMHFIMGDILGVADIDLWVSAFVGAGVLTVLILFFRHFQLATFDPVMAASIGLPVVLLDYLLTTCVSLVVVSAVSMVGVILVVGLLITPAATAYLLCDRLDKMMALSALFGVTSVVGGLYLCVWLDSAGGGAIMLFCTLQFLVVLFLAPKYGLLFRWMRLRNLVPQQEVEDVLTTVLRNKKPASVDIIRKYTGQGKNLVKVLKRMIQDGLITQQNQAYALTDKGNKEAHTVLRAHRLWESYLESIGTPEKEVHSIAHRLEHLDQAQTSAYLDKKLGSPKTDPHGKEIPAKIPKAL
- a CDS encoding YajD family HNH nuclease, producing the protein MSNKEGNLVQKVLEEQQSRQTGYRERALKMFPWICAHCGREFEGKRVKELTVHHKDHNHDNNPPDGSNWELLCIYCHDNEHSRDQVADAYSDEIAGSTADSGGTTNPFAGLGDMLKGKL
- a CDS encoding transposase; translated protein: MFILRDLIVPLQAEFSNTAQGQKRKVWFAYTLLAVVVPFTSSITSNLLRALQTLFGLKLHSQRFYAFMASPTLPWKGLWRAMWGMISSPDTDGRIMVGLDDSINPKSGRKIFGCAHFHDHAAKSNQCLYPWSQCILAVGLLKKIKSRWACLPLDFRFYMMKKDIEAKSATVKRKGKVLSFESKMTQAATMIKDIRNYFQQPVLVITDSWFGNDGLWSRLDRGGDGFFHMLTRMRTNITLYNVAPVSTGKRKAGRPRKYGSRLGSVADCAACWKKKCRAYMVFLYGKTREVQAYSQIFMLKTMKCPVRVVFVYRKTRYVALMTTDLTLSVEQIIEYYGARWKIESGFKEIKQEIGSSKSQVRNAESVMNHLNFCMMATTLTWIYADRLENAPDRRHKIRGRAGFAFSDVRKTIAEAALSSDFYRVCPMPGQTPQKSFVKTLLRMVA
- a CDS encoding transposase, with the translated sequence MSLAQNASKNIVDRLTWHTANRDQTGIAKDLAEGKDIPEVYGLGEAGLFDEFFYFLDHFEFTNLLMELEPKSKQRNSPVPFMRIIFIYMMRIVAGLHFFWHTDSVILRSQALMRLVGFNGREIKEGTCNRGKKKSSCDEKAPIPIRGPVSCDFIKNTMASIVAPTLEKMFNRGISILAAHKFFPKKIHALLDASEIESTEKCNGCGKVTKEKPPELKLRKKRIRKVLETVFGFKIWVVWDPNSRLPLAIRFATIEVHDITFAQEVVQQAIDNLGEHAKITSLAIDRGFTDGIFLWWLNSKTKVSCKLIDHLAMQPCVARF